Part of the Bacillus sp. (in: firmicutes) genome, CATGAGCCAATTCAATGTAAGAATCAGAAAATTGTACTTTGGTAGTCTTCATATCCGTTCCTTCCTTTCTTCTTGATGCTATGATGATTAAAGTAGTTCAGACCAAATCTCCCAAAGCATATAACTACCGAAAAATAAACTGATGAACCCTGCTATTCCCTGAATTCGAAACCGTATCGTGTTTCTCTTCGCTACCATCGTAAGAGCCGGCGCAGCGATGAATAATGTCATTGCAAACATCCCAAGAACCGTTCCTAAACCAAAGACCAAAAGCCAAGAGATCGCCATTTCTATGCTTGGTGAAGCTTGCATGGCGAGTACAGCGACAGCGCCGCTTCCCGCAAGACCATGCACAAGGCCGAAGCCGAAAGTAATCCATTGTCTACGCTCTAATTTCAGCGTCGGGTGGCGATGGCCTGGGCGATGAAAATGCGCGTGAATCGTTTCATCATGCGAATGAACGTCAAAATGGACACGTTTTTTCATCAATTTCCAAAGCGTTGTTCCACCGAGCAAGATAAGAAGAATCCCTACTCCTGTGTCAACAAAGCTTTCAAACACCAGAGGAATTTCTAAATGAAAGATTATTAACGGCAGTCCAACAAAAGCGATTGGAATTATGTGACCTATCCCCCAAATAAAACCAAGCCAGGCCGCAGGCCAAAGTCTTCGTTCTTCGGAGACAAGAGTCGAAACAGCTACGACATGATCCGG contains:
- a CDS encoding sulfite exporter TauE/SafE family protein: MDWLLMLGVALFLGVRHSLDPDHVVAVSTLVSEERRLWPAAWLGFIWGIGHIIPIAFVGLPLIIFHLEIPLVFESFVDTGVGILLILLGGTTLWKLMKKRVHFDVHSHDETIHAHFHRPGHRHPTLKLERRQWITFGFGLVHGLAGSGAVAVLAMQASPSIEMAISWLLVFGLGTVLGMFAMTLFIAAPALTMVAKRNTIRFRIQGIAGFISLFFGSYMLWEIWSELL